In Rutidosis leptorrhynchoides isolate AG116_Rl617_1_P2 chromosome 2, CSIRO_AGI_Rlap_v1, whole genome shotgun sequence, one genomic interval encodes:
- the LOC139892746 gene encoding pectinesterase-like yields the protein MSRFKYMSAGVLDSGRNLSNKRKNILLAALASILLASALIGIIVIRVNSRNSSTSHNGDHILSNAHSIVKSSCTATLYPELCYSTITSHPDVTKNVKSQKDVIEYAVNITAKSVQKRYLKIKKLAHRKNLTTREVGALCDCLEMFSETLEELREVTKGLEEYRTKKSLKQHADDLKTLMSSVITDHETCLDGFSHMDTDNKVRKEVVKSGNQVEKMCSNVLAMICNMTNTDLANEMKLDGRKLKEQEETNGVWPGWLSGKERKLLQLGMVTPNVVVATDGSGDYTTVADAVAAAPSKSKTRYVIRIKAGVYRENVEVPKGKTNIMFVGDGRKNTIITGSRSYKGGSSTFNSATVAIVGDGFLARDITFQNTAGASNHQAVALRVSSDHSAFYQCDMLGYQDTLYVHKRHQFYIKCLVVGTIDFIFGDAEVVFQDCDIHARRNDPGRKNVITAQGRSDTNQNTAIVIQKCRIGASSDLQPVQGSFPTYLGRPWKQYSRTVIMQSTISNVINPAGWSPWDGTFALNTLYYGEYENKGEGARTSERVKWKGYKVINRSSEAHGFTLGTFLDGASWLPAIGFPFLLGL from the exons TAATTCTCGAAACTCTTCCACCTCCCACAACGGTGATCACATTCTTTCGAATGCTCATTCTATCGTAAAATCATCATGTACCGCCACATTATACCCAGAGCTATGCTATTCCACTATCACCAGTCATCCTGATGTCACCAAAAATGTCAAATCTCAAAAAGACGTCATAGAGTATGCTGTCAATATCACAGCAAAATCAGTACAAAAAAGGTACCTCAAGATAAAAAAGCTCGCCCATCGTAAAAATCTCACCACCCGTGAGGTAGGTGCACTTTGCGATTGTCTCGAAATGTTTTCAGAGACGTTAGAAGAACTTCGCGAAGTCACAAAAGGACTCGAGGAGTATCGAACTAAGAAATCTCTTAAACAACACGCGGATGATCTCAAAACCCTGATGAGCTCCGTTATAACGGACCATGAAACTTGTCTCGACGGATTTTCTCATATGGATACCGATAATAAGGTCCGTAAAGAGGTAGTTAAAAGCGGTAACCAAGTAGAGAAAATGTGTAGCAATGTACTTGCAATGATTTGTAACATGACCAACACTGATTTGGCTAATGAAATGAAGCTTGATGGGAGAAAGTTGAAGGAACAGGAAGAGACTAACGGCGTTTGGCCGGGATGGTTATCTGGTAAAGAGAGGAAGTTGTTGCAGTTAGGTATGGTGACTCCAAACGTGGTGGTTGCTACTGATGGTAGTGGAGACTACACGACGGTGGCTGATGCGGTAGCCGCGGCGCCGTCCAAGAGTAAGACAAGGTACGTGATTAGGATAAAGGCGGGTGTGTACCGGGAAAATGTGGAAGTCCCGAAGGGGAAAACAAACATTATGTTTGTGGGAGATGGGAGGAAAAATACAATCATCACCGGAAGTCGGAGTTATAAAGGTGGAAGCAGCACATTCAACTCCGCCACAGTCG CTATTGTAGGTGATGGGTTCTTGGCACGTGACATAACATTCCAAAATACGGCTGGTGCATCAAATCACCAAGCTGTAGCACTTCGTGTCTCGTCAGATCATTCCGCATTTTATCAATGTGACATGTTAGGTTACCAAGACACCCTTTACGTCCATAAACGCCATCAATTCTATATCAAATGTTTGGTCGTTGGAACTATTGATTTTATCTTTGGAGACGCTGAAGTCGTTTTTCAAGATTGCGATATTCACGCCCGTCGCAATGATCCTGGCCGAAAGAATGTGATCACCGCACAAGGCCGCAGTGACACTAACCAAAACACTGCAATTGTGATTCAAAAATGTCGGATAGGTGCGTCTTCTGATCTCCAACCCGTACAAGGAAGTTTTCCAACGTATTTAGGAAGACCGTGGAAACAGTATTCAAGGACGGTGATCATGCAATCGACGATTAGTAATGTGATTAACCCAGCTGGATGGTCTCCATGGGACGGGACATTTGCTTTAAACACGTTGTACTATGGTGAGTATGAGAACAAAGGAGAAGGGGCACGGACATCAGAAAGAGTGAAATGGAAAGGGTACAAAGTGATCAATCGTTCAAGTGAGGCTCATGGGTTCACACTAGGAACTTTCCTTGATGGGGCTAGTTGGTTACCCGCCATTGGTTTCCCTTTTTTATTAGGTTTGTAA